Proteins from a genomic interval of Corynebacterium deserti GIMN1.010:
- a CDS encoding ArnT family glycosyltransferase yields MPIVKPMPALPRRAPVLASSQIEGFEHGRGWRRQANFWFAASLALYWCAALWIALDVGYFWGDALSRTQGALSALYSRNPTLSAIGYVFTPLTTVLQIPLVALSPWVPEFTRAGLAGALVSSVFMAASVRQLWLIASERNIRYWLAVVGLLLYALNPMIILYGATGMSEAPFIYATLWAVRRLIRWTSTDDVHDLITCGFALALAFLARYDALIMAFVAMWTVGFMTWRARYRRGFRDRIGFALVDMLLLVWPIGFAFVAWTGASWLTTGELFAQFTSTDGNAAIIAASGGGATGPQALFDASIRTFLISPALLLVAAVAVFFAYRRRDPEPIIPLALIGSVVFFQIITYSLGSTFGLLRFFLTALPLTIILLFQIIPPRHRFPSLRPGACYRDRVTGKYVPKTITGVLVLAIFGGTGITLYGMSSANWAPQEYAIRELVFNMESPSQDAVHTLSTFSTEMDVADFIDSLNLGDGEVLLSTTYGFAVLTASNNQKQFIIPSDEDFITTLNEPAELGVKYILALPREGRGATDPINLRYPDMYETGSHIATLEIEFINQGQGQPDWRLYRVLTTPEQS; encoded by the coding sequence GTGCCCATCGTCAAACCAATGCCGGCCCTGCCCAGGCGCGCGCCCGTCCTAGCGAGTTCGCAGATCGAAGGGTTTGAACACGGTAGAGGGTGGCGTCGACAAGCAAATTTCTGGTTTGCTGCAAGCCTTGCCCTGTACTGGTGCGCCGCGCTGTGGATCGCGCTGGACGTTGGGTATTTCTGGGGCGACGCGCTGTCGCGCACCCAAGGTGCCCTATCCGCGCTGTACTCGCGCAACCCCACGTTGTCGGCGATCGGTTACGTGTTTACCCCTCTGACCACCGTGTTGCAGATTCCATTGGTGGCGCTGAGCCCTTGGGTCCCGGAATTCACGCGCGCCGGGTTGGCAGGCGCATTGGTGTCATCAGTGTTCATGGCGGCTTCAGTTAGGCAATTGTGGTTGATTGCCAGCGAGCGCAACATCCGGTATTGGCTCGCGGTGGTAGGCCTTCTGTTGTATGCACTTAACCCAATGATCATCCTGTACGGCGCGACGGGAATGAGCGAAGCTCCGTTCATTTACGCCACTCTCTGGGCGGTGCGCAGGCTGATTCGCTGGACTTCTACCGATGACGTCCACGACCTCATTACTTGTGGTTTTGCGTTGGCATTGGCGTTTTTAGCGCGCTATGACGCCCTCATCATGGCCTTCGTAGCGATGTGGACTGTCGGATTTATGACATGGCGCGCACGCTACCGCCGTGGCTTCCGCGACCGCATCGGCTTCGCTCTTGTGGACATGCTGCTCCTCGTCTGGCCCATCGGCTTCGCCTTCGTTGCCTGGACTGGCGCCAGCTGGCTCACCACCGGCGAGCTCTTCGCCCAATTCACCTCCACAGACGGCAACGCTGCGATCATCGCAGCATCCGGTGGTGGCGCCACAGGGCCCCAAGCGCTTTTCGACGCCTCCATCCGCACCTTCCTCATCTCCCCAGCTCTCCTGCTCGTCGCAGCAGTTGCGGTCTTTTTTGCGTATCGACGCCGCGACCCCGAACCCATCATCCCCTTAGCTCTCATCGGCTCCGTGGTCTTCTTCCAAATCATCACCTACTCACTTGGATCCACCTTCGGTCTGCTGCGCTTTTTCCTCACCGCCCTGCCGCTCACCATTATCTTGCTGTTCCAAATTATCCCGCCCCGCCACCGATTCCCCTCACTTCGACCAGGTGCGTGCTACCGCGATCGCGTCACCGGCAAGTACGTGCCCAAAACAATCACCGGTGTCTTAGTTCTTGCGATCTTCGGCGGCACCGGCATCACCCTGTACGGCATGAGCAGTGCTAACTGGGCGCCCCAGGAATACGCTATCCGAGAACTAGTTTTCAACATGGAATCGCCATCGCAGGACGCCGTCCACACCCTGAGCACCTTCTCCACTGAAATGGATGTCGCTGATTTCATCGACTCCCTCAACCTTGGAGACGGCGAAGTCCTTCTCTCCACTACCTACGGCTTCGCCGTCCTCACCGCATCAAACAACCAAAAGCAATTCATCATCCCCTCCGACGAAGACTTCATCACCACCCTCAACGAACCCGCTGAGCTGGGCGTTAAGTACATCCTCGCCCTCCCACGCGAAGGCCGCGGCGCCACCGATCCGATCAACCTGCGCTACCCAGACATGTATGAAACTGGCAGCCACATTGCCACGTTGGAAATCGAATTCATCAACCAAGGCCAAGGACAACCAGATTGGCGCCTCTATCGGGTGCTCACCACCCCCGAACAGTCGTAG
- a CDS encoding ankyrin repeat domain-containing protein — MARKLKDKLPRSFDKIVESGDFDAFKEVFTERALDAKNRHGDTALHMRDVPQEYKEWLLDQGLDVDVRNETGDTPLHIHSHDWNLTPGFLLRRGADVCAVNNDGESVAYGAAFFPHNLETLIDAGADPYARANDGSSPLMRVIRNANPGSIIELATITRLLHDTDLTDEELRETQERIIRLGEEFEDIRDSYDEEAVDQASSDMIWLYDHFDIPEELRANTPKRHDGTSPITLPGTTWQEQFIAGYDFLVPSMGTANSLQGEAIRIAGRISNEFHGNGGANWDKDFKRMAKALLNICEQGNPLPDDEASQLALAIKSVRKGEPTDDEIDTLPRLATAWVVLNPTPIPFGEVDYHR, encoded by the coding sequence ATGGCCCGCAAGCTGAAGGACAAACTTCCCCGAAGTTTTGACAAAATCGTCGAATCGGGCGATTTTGACGCTTTCAAAGAGGTCTTCACCGAGCGCGCCCTCGACGCTAAAAACCGCCACGGCGACACCGCCCTCCACATGCGCGACGTCCCCCAAGAATACAAAGAATGGCTCCTCGACCAGGGCCTCGACGTTGACGTCCGCAACGAAACCGGCGACACCCCACTCCACATCCACTCCCACGACTGGAACCTCACCCCCGGCTTCCTCCTCCGCCGCGGTGCCGACGTCTGTGCCGTAAACAACGACGGCGAATCCGTCGCCTACGGCGCAGCCTTCTTCCCCCACAACCTGGAAACACTCATCGACGCCGGCGCCGACCCCTACGCCCGCGCCAACGACGGCAGCTCCCCACTCATGCGCGTCATCCGCAACGCCAACCCCGGCAGCATCATCGAACTTGCCACCATCACCCGCCTCCTCCACGACACCGACCTCACCGACGAAGAACTTCGCGAAACTCAAGAACGCATCATCCGCCTCGGCGAAGAATTTGAAGACATCCGCGACTCCTACGACGAAGAAGCCGTCGACCAAGCCTCCAGCGACATGATCTGGCTCTACGACCACTTCGACATCCCCGAAGAACTCCGAGCCAACACCCCCAAACGCCACGACGGCACCAGCCCCATCACCCTCCCCGGAACCACCTGGCAGGAACAATTCATCGCGGGCTACGATTTCCTCGTTCCCTCCATGGGCACCGCCAACTCCCTCCAAGGCGAAGCCATCCGCATCGCCGGACGCATCTCCAACGAATTCCACGGCAACGGTGGCGCCAACTGGGACAAAGACTTCAAACGCATGGCCAAAGCCCTCCTAAACATCTGCGAGCAGGGAAATCCCCTCCCCGACGACGAGGCCTCACAGCTCGCCCTCGCCATCAAATCCGTCCGCAAAGGCGAACCCACCGACGATGAGATCGATACCCTCCCCAGGCTTGCCACTGCATGGGTGGTCCTGAATCCCACGCCAATTCCGTTCGGAGAGGTGGATTATCACAGGTAG
- a CDS encoding DeoR/GlpR family DNA-binding transcription regulator gives MSPAPLIPEQRQQKITSALQQSGALSIRDLSQQLKVSHMTIRRDIAALEESGQVVSIKGGVKLAEGISTPVPLDRASRLALELPRKNAIAQAAAEKVHDGMTIFIDAGTTLQALVPFLEARQGLTVMTNDLFVATTLFNYPHIHTVQTGGTVDPEIGACQGHLAARSVEVFNFDLAFISSSGWSLNRGITAPAEEKRVVKRKVMEVSTTSILLADTTKYGVISMVSICPLSEIDGIITDWGLEEQTIKRIRDLGVDLTIAQQL, from the coding sequence ATGTCCCCCGCTCCACTCATTCCGGAACAACGCCAACAAAAAATCACCTCCGCCCTACAACAAAGCGGCGCACTGAGCATTAGAGACCTCTCCCAACAGCTCAAGGTCTCCCACATGACCATCCGACGAGATATCGCAGCACTCGAAGAATCCGGCCAAGTTGTCTCCATCAAAGGTGGAGTGAAACTCGCAGAAGGAATTAGCACCCCAGTCCCCCTCGATCGTGCCAGCAGACTCGCCCTCGAACTCCCCCGAAAAAACGCTATCGCTCAGGCAGCCGCTGAAAAAGTCCACGACGGCATGACCATCTTCATCGACGCCGGAACCACACTCCAGGCACTTGTCCCGTTCCTTGAAGCCCGCCAAGGCCTCACGGTCATGACCAATGATCTCTTCGTTGCCACAACACTGTTCAACTATCCACACATTCACACCGTCCAAACCGGCGGAACCGTCGACCCGGAGATCGGAGCATGCCAAGGTCACCTCGCCGCCCGAAGCGTGGAAGTGTTCAACTTTGATCTAGCTTTCATTTCCTCCTCCGGCTGGTCACTCAACCGAGGAATCACCGCACCTGCCGAGGAGAAGCGAGTGGTGAAACGGAAAGTCATGGAAGTCTCCACCACCTCCATCCTTTTGGCGGATACCACCAAGTACGGCGTGATTTCCATGGTGTCCATTTGCCCGCTATCGGAGATCGACGGCATCATCACCGACTGGGGATTGGAAGAACAAACCATTAAGAGAATTAGGGATTTGGGAGTTGACCTCACCATCGCGCAGCAGCTTTAG
- a CDS encoding bifunctional 4-hydroxy-2-oxoglutarate aldolase/2-dehydro-3-deoxy-phosphogluconate aldolase: protein MSFKLHTLNALHSTGALLIIRTPDADSAYNIAAAAIEGGIRCLEIPFGVPGALGAIEKIASTYGHQGVYVGAGTVLDAQSAYAAVNAGSSLLVSPNVNDGVLEIAQRHQVVSMPGAFTPTEIQTALEKGADVVKLFPAELHGPAYLKSLRTPLSHAPIAPTGGVSPDTVEAWFAAGAFSVGVSSYICKAGSAKEVTERSQILLQKIAEVRS, encoded by the coding sequence ATGTCATTCAAGTTGCACACACTTAATGCTCTTCACAGCACGGGAGCATTGCTGATCATCCGCACACCAGATGCGGACAGTGCTTACAACATTGCGGCAGCAGCCATCGAAGGTGGAATCCGCTGCCTCGAGATCCCATTCGGAGTCCCCGGAGCGTTGGGAGCTATCGAGAAGATCGCTTCCACCTATGGTCACCAGGGCGTTTACGTGGGAGCGGGCACCGTTCTTGATGCCCAGTCTGCATATGCTGCAGTTAACGCTGGATCCTCTTTGCTCGTGAGCCCCAACGTCAACGATGGCGTCCTTGAGATCGCTCAGCGTCATCAGGTGGTGTCCATGCCGGGCGCTTTCACTCCAACGGAAATTCAAACTGCCCTGGAAAAGGGCGCTGACGTGGTGAAACTATTCCCGGCGGAACTCCATGGACCTGCGTATTTGAAGTCATTGCGGACTCCTCTCAGCCACGCGCCGATCGCACCAACAGGCGGAGTAAGCCCCGACACCGTTGAGGCATGGTTTGCAGCCGGAGCATTCTCGGTCGGTGTTTCCAGTTACATCTGCAAGGCAGGCAGCGCGAAGGAAGTTACTGAACGCTCCCAGATCTTGCTTCAAAAAATTGCTGAAGTAAGGAGCTGA
- a CDS encoding MFS transporter yields MSTQVNPKAGKSTQSWDFATIKKMRWFFIALIVIAGVINYLDRSTLSIGNSTIAEELSLTTVQMGLLLSAFSWPYALANLPAGYLIDKFGVKKMFLAAAVGWSIVAVGTAFANTFLALYIGRVLLGVAESPFFAAGLKASQMWFAKRERSLPVSIVNTGSQIGNALAPPLLTFLLLGFGWRWMFAIVGVAGLIIAAVWWFTYRDPRPEEDALIHNEVDDDLVVETESGVEKASWFSLLAQPNTWFMIIGAFGIFYTVWVYLTWLPRYLEESRGFSLAQTGWVAALPFMCGIVGVLLGGVVSKKLIDAGIKAVTARKIPIVVGAILAAAAVAPVAYIENTTLNILLLCVGYFAAQIPIGCIWTLASDIAEPHQVASLGAIQNFGGFLGAAVAPVATGYILNATGHFNWVFIVAGLLLLVGAFSYGVLVRDRRVK; encoded by the coding sequence ATGAGCACTCAAGTTAATCCAAAAGCTGGGAAGTCTACCCAGTCATGGGATTTTGCCACCATCAAGAAGATGCGATGGTTCTTCATTGCATTGATTGTTATTGCAGGTGTCATTAATTATTTGGATCGCTCAACGCTGTCCATTGGTAACTCGACTATCGCAGAAGAACTCAGCCTCACTACAGTTCAAATGGGTCTGTTACTCTCTGCATTCTCTTGGCCTTATGCGTTGGCGAACCTGCCAGCGGGATATTTGATTGACAAGTTTGGTGTCAAGAAGATGTTCCTCGCAGCTGCGGTGGGTTGGTCGATTGTCGCAGTTGGTACGGCGTTTGCCAATACGTTCTTGGCTTTGTACATCGGTCGAGTTCTCCTTGGCGTGGCGGAATCGCCATTCTTCGCAGCGGGTTTGAAGGCCTCCCAGATGTGGTTTGCCAAGCGTGAGCGCTCCTTGCCTGTGTCCATTGTGAACACCGGCTCCCAGATCGGCAATGCGCTTGCGCCACCGCTATTGACCTTCTTGCTTCTTGGTTTCGGTTGGCGGTGGATGTTCGCAATCGTTGGTGTTGCAGGTCTGATCATTGCAGCTGTGTGGTGGTTTACCTACCGCGATCCCCGTCCTGAAGAGGACGCGCTCATCCACAATGAGGTTGACGATGACCTGGTTGTTGAGACGGAGTCCGGCGTCGAAAAGGCTTCTTGGTTCTCTTTGCTCGCTCAGCCTAATACCTGGTTTATGATCATCGGTGCCTTTGGAATTTTCTACACCGTATGGGTATACCTGACGTGGCTGCCTCGCTACCTGGAAGAATCCCGCGGTTTCTCACTCGCGCAGACCGGCTGGGTTGCAGCACTGCCGTTCATGTGTGGCATTGTGGGCGTGCTCCTTGGCGGAGTCGTTTCTAAAAAGCTTATCGACGCCGGCATTAAGGCCGTCACCGCCCGTAAGATCCCTATCGTTGTCGGTGCGATTTTGGCTGCCGCTGCTGTGGCACCTGTTGCTTACATCGAAAACACGACGTTGAACATCCTGCTGCTTTGCGTTGGTTATTTCGCGGCACAGATTCCTATCGGATGTATTTGGACGCTGGCTTCTGATATTGCCGAGCCTCACCAGGTGGCATCCTTGGGTGCAATCCAAAACTTCGGTGGCTTCTTGGGTGCGGCCGTGGCGCCGGTAGCAACGGGCTATATTCTTAACGCAACAGGTCACTTCAACTGGGTCTTTATCGTCGCAGGCCTGCTCCTTCTGGTTGGTGC